A single region of the Ciconia boyciana unplaced genomic scaffold, ASM3463844v1 HiC_scaffold_38, whole genome shotgun sequence genome encodes:
- the LOC140645787 gene encoding uncharacterized protein isoform X9 produces the protein MSGAGRGPRPWRGGAEPSESSPEPPSPSSSRPPPSDTSPSPSEETTPPPHGPAHGRGGAATHPAPPEAGLACDRNLALFEEELATRPRVPALLRRIAPYSALSPDSDDGHAPRRLLGTLRGVAVPSLQTLLGLVLVLRLPWVVGTGGVLQATAIGLLLGACAVLTAVSLSAIATNGLDPGGCPLGLLSGALGPEAGGAVGLCAFLSAAFAAAAAALGAAEILLVYVAPQAAVLPGRGRGARLNNGRGYGAGLLGLLGLGAAAPPAARAAPLGPAGLLLALLGLQAGALRAALPGGPPHALCLPAQPGGRLQPCPTARPHGAGDNGTQGVRPAFPGPSARLLAQNLWPRPPEPGLGEGPGGAEDDDNDSSFGVLLGLSLPTASGVLWGCSRSGELRDIARSVPAGSLGAAVATALGYLSAALLLGASVEGQLLRDKFGGSLRGTPVAGAASWPSPWVPLAGALLSAAGAGLQALLGGSRLLRGLARTRALPLPHVLADVLPGGQPGLRPAGAAAHPRLEPPLPSLPLGGVAGGGGAVPGADAGDLLVLRPPGPGHRCHRLQVPGVPRGAERVGGGSAGPLPQRRPLRPAAPGGRAAPRPQLEAAAAGAAEAGRGAAGEAAPAAGPGRPAAGGEGADGRRLRHPWGPAPGPAPRPRRRAGAAGGAGGGGGAGLRPGAGGAGAGAGAGGAGAGLRPGGPAPQRRPDGLAPRLAPAARPHRCPEIRRAAASGGGRGPGAAGGQGAAGGGGAGGHPGRLVGGGRRAPAHPPAPAAATAPGLAGVPRAAVHGGAVGGQQRAAAAAAGGRRSPEGAARPDPRRRADVAADAAGAARPCPVAGPQRGGGGGGRGGGRRPPPGPQPGERAAHARGGAAERGGGAVLGGPGWCCWTCPPPPRPPAPRQLPGVPGGADGGAGTGAAGAGG, from the exons ATGtcgggggcggggcgggggccgagGCCTTGGCGGGGAGGGGCGGAGCCTTCGGAGagcagccccgagcccccctccccctccagctCCCGGCCCCCGCCCTCTgacaccagccccagccccagcgagGAGACCAcgccccctccccacggccccgcccacgggaggggcggggccgccaCACACCCCGCCCCTCCGGAGGCCGGCCTGGCTTGCGACAGGAACCTGGCGCTCTTCGAG GAGGAGCTGGCCACCCGCCCCCGCGTCCCCGCCCTCCTGCGCCGCATCGCCCCGTACAGCGCCCTCAGCCCCGACAGCGACGACGGACACGCCCCG CGGCGGCTGCTGGGGACGCTGCGGGGGGTGGCGGTGCCCTCCCTGCAGacactgctggggctggtgctggtgctgcgCCTGCCCTGGGTGGTCGGCACCGGAGGGGTCCTGCAGGCCACCGCCATTGGCCTCCTGCTCGGCGCCTGC GCCGTGCTGACCGCCGTGTCCCTGAGCGCCATCGCCACCAACGGCCTCGACCCCg GGGGCtgtcccctggggctgctgtcGGGGGCGCTGGGCCCCGAGGcggggggggccgtggggctcTGCGCCTTCCTCAGCGCCGCcttcgccgccgccgccgccgccctggGGGCCGCCGAGATCCTGCTG GTGTACGTGGCACCCCAGGCCGCCGTcctgccggggcggggccgcggggcgcggCTGAACAACGGGCGGGGCTACGGggcggggctgctggggctgctggggctgggggccgccgccccccccgccgcccgcgccgcccccctgggccccgccgggctgctgctggccctgctggggctgcaggccGGGGCCCTGCGCGCCGCCCTGCCGGGGGGGCCCCCGCACGC gctctgcctgcccgCCCAGCCCGGCGGCcgcctccagccctgccccacggcccgACCCCACGGCGCGGGGGACAACGGCACCCAGGGGGTGCGGCCGGCCTTCCCGGGGCCCAGCGCGCGCCTGCTGGCCC AGAACCTGTGGCCACGCCCCCCcgagccagggctgggggaggggccGGGTGGGGCCGAGGACGACGACAACGATTCCTCTTTTGGGGtcctgctggggctgagcctgcccACTGCCTCGG gggtgctgtggggctgcagccGCTCCGGGGAGCTCCGCGACATCGCCCGCTCTGTGCCGGCCGGGAGCCTGGGGGCTGCCGTGGCCACCGCCCTGGGCT ACCTGAGCGcggccctgctgctgggggccTCCGTCGAGGGGCAGCTGCTGCGTGACAA GTTCGGCGGGTCTCTGCGGGGGACGCCGGTGGCGGGGGCGGCCTCGTGGCCGTCCCCCTGGGTGCCGCTGGCCGGGGCCCTGCTGTCGGCAGCGGGGGCCGGGCTGCAGGCGCTGCTGGGGGGCAGCCGGCTGCTGCGGGGGCTGGCCCGGACCCgcgccctgcccctgccccac GTTTTGGCTGACGTCCTACCTGGGGGTCAACCTGGCCTGCGCcctgcaggggctgctgcccaccccCGGCTGGAGCCCCCGCTGCCGTCTCTACCACTG GGGGGTGTCgctggcgggggcggggctgtGCCTGGGGCTGATGCTGGTGACCTGCTGGTACTGCGCCCTCCTGGCCCTGGGCATCGGTGCCACCGCCTACAAGTACCTGGAGTACCGCGG GGCGCAGAGCGAGTGGGGGGAGGGTCTGCGGGGCCTCTCCCTCAGCGCCGCCCGCTTCGCCCTGCTGCGCCTGGAGGacgggcagccccccgcccccagctgGAG GCcgcagctgctggtgctgctgaagctggacGAGGAGCTGCGGGtgaggcagccccagctgctggccctggCCGCCCAGCTGCAGGCGGGGAAGGGGCTGACGGTCGTCGGCTCCGTCATCCCTGGGGACCTGCCCCAGGaccagccccgcgcccgcgccgCCGAGCGG GCGCTGCGggaggggctggcgggggcgggggcgcggggcttCGTCCAGGTGCTGGTGGCGccggcgcgggggccggggctggcggcgctGGTGCAGGGCTGCGGCCTGGGGGCCCTGCGCCCCAACGCCGTCCTGATGGGCTGGCCCCACGGCTGGCGCCGGCGGCACGACCCCACCGCTGCCCGGAGATTCGTCG agctgctgcgagtggcgggggccgggggccgggcgcTGCTGGTGGCCAAGGGGCCGCTGGGGGCGGGGGCGCCGGGGGGCACCCTGGACGTCTGGTGGGTGGTGGGCGACGGGCGCCTGctcaccctcctgcccctgctgctgcgACAGCACCCG GCCTGGCGGGGGTGCCGCGTGCGGCTGTTCACGGTGGCGCTGTTGGAGGACAACAGCGTGCGGCTGCGGCGGCTGCTGGAGGCCGTCGCTCGCCGGAGGGGGCTGCCCGCCCAGACCCACGTCGTCGAGCTG ATGTTGCGGCAGATGCGGCAGGCGCAG CGAGGCCCTGCCCCGTCGCAGGCCCCCAGcgcgggggaggaggaggaggaagaggaggagggaggcgccccccgccggggccccAGCCC GGGGAACGTGCGGCGCATGCACGCGGCGGAGCGGCTGAACGAGGCGGTGGGGCGGTGCTCGGGGGGCCCGGCTGGTGCTGCTGgacctgccccccgcccccccggcccccggcccctcgACAACT ACCTGGAGTTCCTGGAGGTGCTGACGGAGGGGCTGGGACCGGTGCTGCTGGTGCGGGGGGGTga